A window from Macaca thibetana thibetana isolate TM-01 chromosome 7, ASM2454274v1, whole genome shotgun sequence encodes these proteins:
- the TMEM121 gene encoding transmembrane protein 121, with protein MVLPPPDRRHVCLTTLVIMGSMAVMDAYLVEQNQGPRKIGVCIIVLVGDVCFLLVLRYVAVWVGAEVRTAKRGYAMILWFLYIFVLEIKLYFIFQNYKAARRGAADPVARKALTLLLSVCVPGLFLLLVALDRMEYVRTFRKREDLRGRLFWVALDLLDLLDMQASLWEPPRSGLPLWAEGLTFFYCYMLLLVLPCVALSEVSMQGEHIAPQKMMLYPVLSLATVNVVAVLARAANMALFRDSRVSAIFVGKNVVALATKACTFLEYRRQVRDFPPPALALELQPPAPQRNSVPPPPPLHGPPGRPHGSSPTRDPLDT; from the coding sequence ATGGTGCTGCCGCCCCCGGACCGGCGCCACGTGTGCCTGACCACGCTGGTGATCATGGGCAGCATGGCGGTCATGGACGCGTACCTGGTGGAGCAGAACCAGGGCCCGCGCAAGATCGGCGTGTGCATCATCGTGCTGGTGGGCGACGTGTGCTTCCTGCTGGTGCTGCGCTACGTGGCCGTGTGGGTGGGCGCCGAGGTGCGCACGGCCAAGCGCGGCTACGCCATGATCCTGTGGTTCCTCTACATCTTCGTGCTGGAGATAAAGCTCTACTTCATCTTCCAGAACTACAAGgcggcgcggcgcggcgcggcTGACCCTGTGGCGCGCAAGGCGCTGACGCTGCTGCTGTCCGTGTGTGTGCCCGGCCTGTTCCTGCTGCTTGTGGCGCTGGACCGCATGGAGTACGTGCGCACCTTCCGCAAGCGCGAGGACCTGCGCGGCCGCCTGTTTTGGGTGGCGCTGGACCTGCTGGACTTGCTGGACATGCAGGCCAGCCTGTGGGAGCCGCCGCGCTCCGGGCTGCCGCTGTGGGCTGAGGGCCTCACCTTCTTCTACTGCTATATGCTGCTGCTGGTGCTGCCGTGCGTGGCGCTCAGCGAGGTCAGCATGCAGGGCGAGCACATCGCGCCGCAGAAGATGATGCTCTACCCGGTGCTCAGCCTCGCCACCGTCAACGTGGTGGCCGTGCTGGCGCGCGCTGCCAACATGGCGCTGTTCCGAGACAGCCGCGTCTCGGCCATCTTCGTTGGCAAAAACGTGGTGGCACTCGCCACCAAGGCCTGCACCTTTCTGGAGTACCGTCGCCAGGTGCGCGACTTCCCGCCGCCTGCGCTAGCGCTGGAGCTGCAGCCGCCAGCCCCGCAGCGCAACTcggtgccgccgccgccgccgctgcacGGCCCACCTGGGCGCCCCCACGGGTCCTCGCCCACGCGTGACCCCCTGGACACGTGA